Proteins co-encoded in one Nonlabens agnitus genomic window:
- a CDS encoding DUF2490 domain-containing protein: MKQLQMHYRLLVTLLLFTISVQAQRERYEHNSSWNTLSIKMDVKERLFVRSEFNFRRTNFIKDWEQIVLRPSIEYRLDKSITAATGYSYIKNYSYSNFSTPLDFKENNLWQQLFIQHSINQFEISHRLRFEERFRETIDSTDNRHIISKTDYSGRLRYRLIITIPLFSADNISVLAYDEVFLDFQKRFQPQKIDQNWIFLGLRFRESEHITISSGFHRINIPRENSSITNNIWETSITYTL, translated from the coding sequence TTGAAACAATTACAGATGCACTATAGATTATTAGTAACGCTCTTATTATTTACAATATCTGTTCAGGCACAGAGAGAGCGATATGAGCACAACAGCAGTTGGAATACCTTATCTATTAAAATGGACGTAAAAGAACGCTTGTTTGTAAGATCTGAGTTTAATTTCCGTAGGACTAATTTTATTAAAGATTGGGAGCAAATTGTTTTAAGACCCTCTATCGAATATAGATTGGATAAGTCTATAACAGCGGCAACAGGATATTCCTACATCAAAAACTATAGTTATTCAAATTTTTCCACGCCTCTTGATTTTAAAGAGAATAATCTATGGCAACAACTATTCATACAACACAGCATCAATCAATTTGAGATTTCCCATAGGCTTCGGTTTGAAGAGAGGTTCAGAGAAACAATTGATTCAACAGATAATCGTCATATCATTTCAAAAACAGACTACTCTGGACGATTGCGATATCGCCTAATTATTACCATACCGCTATTTAGTGCAGATAACATTTCAGTGTTAGCCTATGACGAGGTCTTTCTCGACTTTCAAAAAAGATTTCAACCCCAAAAAATAGATCAAAATTGGATCTTTCTAGGATTACGCTTTCGCGAAAGCGAACACATCACTATCTCCTCAGGTTTTCATCGTATCAATATACCTAGGGAAAATAGTTCCATAACCAATAATATCTGGGAAACCAGTATAACCTATACCCTATAA